A genome region from Ottowia testudinis includes the following:
- a CDS encoding transglutaminase domain-containing protein has translation MQAAAPALNELAQFLAQHAPAKTHTPIDPKNLPWSSAKATPRLPAETPSDWAKKLAVKATQAKPATLKQAKTTPTRQGQKSLTTIAGLQFTDPPAPDEAPTDADLAETTEVTLTPAIRAKAQELGHNPVAIHNWVRNTIDWQPTWGALQNADSVLASQRGNAHDIASLTVALLRASKIPARYQWGTIELPAPAVMNWVGGVTKPEAALNLLYQGGIAARGTASAGRVASIRMEHVWVNAYVNHAPSRGAMDGGAELTPKQHVNPNAALNAWLPIDGAYKQYSYSQGMDLKSQVPLDANALLDAARQGATVNEQEGWVQNLNQTAVQSQMTAYQNRLKSHIDSQKPNATVGDVIGKKIIPERMPPMLAGTTSYPVIAKGTEATSIPGSQQHRFIFKLYASQQDRNWDSDILNFNELTSKLSGKRITLSYVPATQADADLIASYLPKPNADGSPIRPEQLPTSLPGYLIKLKPQISVDGQVAVKSASVFTMGTDLYSLGGFTRFGSFSEELLPSDSHTVGNATAIGISASGIHQRQMEQLKSRLEQTKAKLQQAQANPSGAQTILQNLTGEQLSGDMLSAPLWSWMAANESHARLSQNPAGVVEVTGKTFGLFHAVANPIYSWGVARKVTFPGVNIDVGYQRSIAASKDNAESIWIAYNRMRGQYASALEHAVPERFFNDPAKCNSYDNPSPIAGLPACPQAISAVKALSLAAAQGQKIYTITKEVYQRNPNIVSSQLSAHSEQTRSRIQNALNQGLEVTIHERPITQDGWRGSGYTMIDPSTGAGAYEIEGGAQGGLLILVGALMLAIALYFMIFPTAAILAMEFGVYILGNIAFAAIGLILAGIGKMNDNKMICIAGMSVFVGFLFDILMIINPVLNAFRGLATGVGIGICER, from the coding sequence GTGCAAGCTGCTGCCCCGGCGTTGAACGAATTGGCGCAGTTTCTGGCGCAGCACGCGCCTGCCAAGACCCACACCCCCATCGACCCCAAGAATCTTCCGTGGAGCAGCGCCAAAGCCACGCCCCGCCTGCCAGCCGAAACCCCAAGCGACTGGGCCAAGAAACTGGCGGTCAAGGCGACTCAAGCCAAACCCGCCACCCTGAAGCAGGCCAAGACCACACCGACCAGGCAAGGCCAGAAATCCCTCACCACCATAGCTGGCCTGCAGTTCACCGATCCGCCCGCGCCCGATGAAGCGCCCACAGACGCCGATCTGGCCGAAACCACTGAAGTCACCCTCACTCCCGCCATCCGCGCCAAGGCCCAGGAGCTGGGCCACAACCCCGTGGCCATCCACAACTGGGTGCGCAACACCATCGACTGGCAGCCCACCTGGGGTGCGCTGCAAAACGCCGACAGCGTACTGGCCAGCCAAAGAGGCAACGCCCACGACATCGCCAGCCTCACGGTTGCCCTGCTCAGAGCCAGCAAGATACCCGCCCGCTACCAATGGGGCACCATCGAGCTGCCGGCCCCGGCGGTCATGAACTGGGTTGGCGGCGTCACCAAGCCCGAAGCCGCCTTGAACCTGCTGTACCAAGGCGGCATCGCTGCAAGGGGCACCGCCAGCGCCGGGCGCGTGGCCAGCATCCGCATGGAACACGTCTGGGTCAACGCCTACGTCAACCACGCCCCCAGCCGGGGAGCCATGGATGGCGGCGCAGAACTGACACCAAAGCAGCACGTCAACCCCAATGCCGCCCTGAACGCGTGGCTGCCCATCGATGGCGCCTACAAGCAGTACAGCTACAGCCAAGGCATGGACCTGAAGAGCCAAGTGCCGCTGGACGCCAACGCCCTGCTGGACGCCGCCAGGCAGGGCGCCACCGTCAACGAGCAAGAAGGCTGGGTGCAGAACCTGAACCAGACGGCCGTCCAGAGTCAGATGACGGCGTATCAGAATCGACTGAAGAGCCACATCGACAGCCAAAAGCCCAACGCCACCGTGGGCGACGTCATCGGCAAGAAGATCATCCCCGAGCGCATGCCGCCCATGCTGGCGGGCACCACCAGCTACCCCGTCATCGCCAAGGGCACGGAAGCCACCAGCATCCCCGGCAGTCAGCAGCACCGCTTCATCTTCAAGCTGTATGCCAGCCAGCAGGACCGCAACTGGGACTCGGACATCCTCAACTTCAACGAACTCACCTCCAAACTCAGCGGCAAGCGCATCACGCTCAGCTATGTGCCGGCCACGCAAGCCGATGCCGACCTCATTGCCAGCTACCTGCCCAAGCCCAATGCGGACGGCAGCCCTATCAGGCCCGAGCAACTGCCCACCAGCCTGCCCGGCTACCTGATCAAACTCAAACCCCAAATCAGCGTCGATGGGCAGGTAGCGGTCAAGAGCGCCAGCGTCTTCACCATGGGCACCGACCTGTACAGTTTGGGTGGATTTACCCGGTTTGGCAGCTTCAGTGAAGAACTGCTGCCCAGCGACAGCCACACCGTGGGCAATGCCACGGCCATCGGCATCAGTGCATCGGGCATCCACCAGCGGCAAATGGAGCAACTCAAAAGCAGACTGGAGCAGACGAAAGCCAAACTGCAACAAGCGCAAGCCAACCCCAGTGGGGCACAAACCATCCTGCAAAACCTGACCGGCGAGCAACTCTCCGGCGACATGCTCAGCGCCCCCCTGTGGAGCTGGATGGCGGCCAACGAGAGCCATGCCCGCCTGAGTCAGAACCCAGCCGGCGTGGTGGAAGTCACGGGCAAGACCTTCGGGCTGTTCCACGCGGTAGCTAACCCGATCTACAGCTGGGGCGTGGCCAGGAAAGTCACCTTCCCTGGGGTGAACATTGATGTGGGCTATCAGAGGAGCATTGCAGCGTCCAAGGACAACGCCGAGAGCATCTGGATTGCGTACAACCGCATGCGCGGGCAATATGCGAGTGCGCTGGAGCATGCGGTGCCCGAGCGGTTCTTCAACGATCCGGCAAAGTGCAACAGCTATGACAACCCGAGTCCGATAGCGGGACTGCCTGCATGCCCGCAGGCGATATCAGCAGTCAAAGCCTTGTCGCTCGCAGCAGCCCAAGGCCAGAAGATCTACACCATCACGAAGGAGGTGTATCAGCGCAACCCCAACATCGTCAGCAGTCAACTCAGTGCGCACAGTGAGCAGACCAGAAGCAGGATTCAGAACGCGCTCAATCAAGGGCTGGAGGTGACGATCCATGAGAGGCCGATCACGCAGGATGGTTGGCGGGGATCGGGGTACACGATGATCGACCCAAGCACCGGGGCGGGGGCTTATGAGATTGAGGGTGGGGCACAGGGAGGGCTTCTAATATTGGTTGGAGCTTTGATGCTTGCAATAGCGCTTTATTTTATGATTTTTCCAACCGCAGCGATACTTGCTATGGAGTTCGGGGTTTATATTCTTGGAAACATTGCTTTTGCTGCAATAGGATTAATCTTGGCTGGCATTGGAAAAATGAATGATAACAAAATGATTTGCATTGCCGGAATGTCTGTTTTTGTAGGGTTCTTGTTTGATATTTTGATGATTATTAATCCTGTGCTGAATGCATTCAGGGGACTTGCTACAGGCGTGGGTATTGGTATATGCGAGAGGTAG
- a CDS encoding DUF6310 domain-containing protein, with translation MGWKIKEFGEQTVKPIAKTITAKVNSRALASLSVIGANSLVSTADAVLLGLLVMLTLIAFKLMLADLNINTIPRTQEDTCDCTKTPDDPKCKKCEKVPEPKKPFWHKPPTNGYERRVDWHHQCADNSGNSYKPEEVRIFDKSGKNISVDLFDNSTNTACEVKTSFKKEAYEPGLMSVWKRRALAQISQQKIIAERCGWRYCVVVNQQWLKDALHEEDATLDVRVYPRCRAKDFVPDPYEQPDPNL, from the coding sequence TTGGGATGGAAAATCAAGGAATTTGGCGAACAAACCGTCAAACCAATAGCAAAAACCATTACCGCAAAAGTCAATTCCAGAGCACTGGCGTCGCTCAGCGTGATAGGTGCAAATTCTCTCGTATCAACTGCGGATGCTGTTCTTTTAGGGCTGCTCGTCATGCTGACTTTAATTGCGTTCAAGCTGATGCTGGCTGATTTAAACATCAACACCATTCCCAGGACGCAGGAAGATACCTGTGATTGCACAAAAACACCAGATGACCCGAAATGCAAAAAGTGCGAGAAGGTGCCGGAGCCTAAAAAGCCATTTTGGCATAAACCGCCTACCAACGGATATGAGCGAAGGGTGGATTGGCACCACCAGTGTGCTGACAACAGCGGTAATTCCTACAAACCAGAGGAAGTTCGAATATTCGACAAGTCTGGGAAAAATATATCTGTCGATTTGTTCGATAACTCCACGAATACGGCTTGCGAGGTGAAAACTAGCTTTAAGAAAGAGGCTTACGAGCCGGGTTTAATGAGTGTATGGAAAAGGAGGGCTTTGGCCCAAATTAGCCAACAAAAAATAATCGCTGAACGATGTGGATGGCGATACTGCGTCGTGGTTAACCAGCAATGGCTTAAAGATGCTCTTCACGAAGAGGATGCAACGTTGGATGTGAGAGTGTATCCTCGATGCAGGGCAAAGGACTTCGTACCCGACCCATATGAGCAACCCGACCCAAACCTTTGA
- a CDS encoding DUF5953 family protein, with the protein MITCYFETQGFDLPIEFDVIGRNLIFDFCLFLDDAGINYDKGWQFYGLINDSTGSYLKEVAKAEVALLLQRVMMREAPVVFCKVAPSNGYIKEFSLNQRIGWLKGTSFHDVFFGIKIRIDILGKDVEQFFLHIGKKYTPPFFRFSTRIDSVNLDTDLALNMCLERSKGFMEAICPEWVWAKEHFSLFPKMQYEGAALFKRKLVFMPERIGWLNWWSAEVCEYIGFPNPEKDVCILPLCERMPTGHWFVKLTEEPLDLERPDHVEIIAWAYWRFDKIGLRVKPSAKKTKKPAAKTIPTSVAGSLVTFRIFERDEAGNWWEAAFDPVQAESSDHALRIFFARQAKGRLPKPRETLDQLRKAYDEVAMEVDLPMSDAYEARSVVD; encoded by the coding sequence ATGATAACTTGTTATTTTGAGACGCAAGGATTTGATCTGCCCATTGAATTTGACGTCATCGGTAGAAATTTAATTTTTGATTTTTGTTTATTTTTAGATGATGCTGGAATAAATTATGATAAAGGCTGGCAATTTTATGGGTTAATAAACGACTCGACTGGTTCTTATCTAAAAGAGGTGGCGAAAGCTGAGGTTGCATTATTGCTTCAAAGAGTAATGATGAGAGAGGCGCCTGTTGTTTTTTGTAAGGTTGCTCCGTCGAATGGGTATATAAAAGAATTTTCATTAAATCAGCGAATTGGCTGGCTAAAGGGTACATCTTTTCATGATGTATTTTTTGGGATAAAAATAAGAATAGATATTCTTGGGAAAGACGTGGAACAATTTTTTCTGCATATCGGGAAAAAATATACACCTCCTTTCTTTAGATTCTCAACTCGAATTGATAGCGTCAATCTCGACACCGATCTGGCACTGAACATGTGCCTCGAGCGCAGCAAGGGTTTCATGGAAGCCATATGCCCCGAGTGGGTTTGGGCCAAGGAGCATTTCTCGTTGTTCCCCAAGATGCAATATGAAGGCGCGGCGTTGTTCAAGCGAAAACTCGTCTTCATGCCAGAGCGCATCGGCTGGCTCAATTGGTGGAGCGCCGAGGTCTGCGAGTACATCGGGTTTCCGAACCCTGAAAAAGATGTTTGTATCCTGCCACTTTGCGAACGCATGCCCACAGGTCATTGGTTTGTCAAGCTGACCGAGGAGCCGTTAGACCTGGAGCGCCCTGATCATGTCGAAATTATTGCTTGGGCCTACTGGCGTTTTGACAAAATTGGTCTGCGTGTGAAGCCATCTGCCAAGAAGACCAAAAAGCCAGCGGCCAAGACGATCCCTACGAGTGTTGCTGGATCGCTGGTCACTTTCCGTATCTTCGAGCGAGATGAAGCCGGCAACTGGTGGGAGGCAGCATTCGATCCTGTGCAGGCCGAGAGCAGTGACCACGCCCTGCGTATCTTCTTTGCCCGTCAGGCCAAGGGCCGCCTACCCAAGCCGCGAGAAACTCTGGATCAACTGCGCAAAGCCTATGACGAAGTCGCGATGGAGGTGGACTTGCCCATGAGTGATGCCTATGAGGCAAGAAGCGTCGTCGATTAA